The genomic interval GCGGCGGAGGTGCCGCCCGGATCGCGGACGGCCGTTCGGCTGACCGGGATGCTTACTGAGTGTCGGTGGTGAAGACGGTGGTGTCACACGTCGGCGAGCAGGTCGTCCACACGGTCGGCGACGCGGGGCCCACGATTCCGCGCGCGGCGACGACCGGGTTGAGCCCCGCGTCGAACGTCTCCACGGCGAACTCGTCGACGTTCAGCTTGCGCCTGTTCATGGGTCCCTCCGTCGATGCGGGTGAGCGCGGATGCGTCGCCATGACGCGTGTTTCAGGTCTCCAAGGATAGTATTCGATCTCCCCCAAGTCACCAATCTCGTGGCCGGGAGATCGGGAGCGATCGCGACGGACGCAGAATCGCCCCGCCACCTGCGACGGTGGTGGGGCGATGTCGTCCTGCTGCCGATCGTCGGCTATTCGCCGCGGAAGACGGCTTTGCGCTTCTCGTTGAACGCGGCGATGCCCTCGCGGACGTCGGCGGAGCGGAAGAGGCGCATCTGGGCCTCGCGCTCGGTCTCCAGCATCGCCTCCAGGTCGCGGTCGGGAGAGACGGAGAGCGAGTGCTTGGCGGCCGCCAGCGCCAGCGGCGGCTTGGCGGCCAGCTCCAGCGCGAACGCGCGCACCTCGCCCTCGAACGCGTCGGCGGCGAACACGCGCTGGAAGAGGCCGATGCGCAGTGCCTCGTTTGCGTCCACCATCCGCGCGGAGAGGATCAGCTCCGCCGCGCCGCCGGCGCCGACCAGGCGCGGGAGGAACCAGCTGGCGCCCCAGTCCGGGTGCACGCCGATGCGGTTGAAGGTGAAGCCGATGGACGCCTTCTCGCTGGCCAGCCGCACGTCGCACGCGCAGGCCAGCGACGCACCGGCGCCCGCCGCCACGCCGTTGACCGCCGCGACCACCGGCTTGCGGCACGCGGCGATCGCGCGCACGGTGCGCATCCCCGCCTCGACGTAGCCCTCGAACGTGGCCGCGTCGCCGCGCGCGACGAGGTCGCTCATCACCTCCACGTCCGCGCCGGTGCAGAAGCCGCGGCCCGCGCCGGTGATCACCACCACGCGCACGTCCGCCGACTCCGCCGCGCGCTCCACCAGCAGGCGGAGATCGTCGCGCATCGACCCCGCGAACGCGTTCAGCCGGTCCGGCCGGTCGAGGGTGATCCAGGCGACGCCGTCTTCCTCGGCGTAGCGGATGAACTCGGGGGATTCGCTCATCCGCGCCTCGCGGCGGGCGAATGAAGAATTCGCTGCAACAACACCACAAAGTCGCTGCGCGACTGCCGGACTGACCTCGTGCCGTGACCGCTGGATCCAATCGGAGGGAAGGTGGCCTGATGGAATGCAGGAAGCCAATCCCGCAGTCCCGCAGGGACTTGGTGCCCTTGTTGCCGTGAATTCATTCGCCGGGCGCCCGCCGGGCTGGTCGCGCGCATCACCATCACCCCACGCGCTCCACGATCATGCTGATGCCCTGGCCCACGCCGATGCACATCGACGCCAGGCCGTAGCGTACCTCGCGGCGCCGCATCTCGTGCACGAGGGTGGTGAGGATGCGCGCGCCGGACGAGCCGAGCGGATGCCCCACCGCCACCGCGCCGCCGGAGACGTTCACGATCTCCGGGTCGATCCCCAGCTCGCGCACGCAGGCCACCGACTGCGCGGCGAACGCCTCGTTCAGCTCCACCAGCCCCAGGTCACCGACCGACAGCCCCGCGCGCTGGAGCGCCAGCCGCGTGGCCGGCACGGGGCCGATCCCCATCTTGTGCGGCTCCACGCCGGCCACCGCACTGGCCACCACGCGCGCCATCGGCCGCTTTCCCAGCCGCTCCGCCGCCGCGGAGGAGACCACGAGCAGCGCCGCCGCGCCGTCGTTCAGTCCCGACGAGTTGCCGGCGGTGACGGTGCCGCCCTCCTTCCGGAAGCTCGGCTTCAGCGCGGCCAGCGCCTCCAGCGTGGTGTCCGGCCGCGGGTGCTCGTCGGTGTCGACGACCTTCGGCGGCCCCTTGCGCTGCGGGATCTCGACGGGCGCGATCTCGCCGCGGAAGTGGCCCTCGGCGATGGCCCGCGCGGAGCGCTGCTGGCTGGCGAATGCGAACGCGTCCTGGACCTCGCGGGTCACGTGGTACTCCTCCGCCACGATCTCCGCCGTCTCGCCGAGCGGGACCGTCCACTCCTTCGGCATCTTCGGGTTGACGAAGCGCCAGCCCAGGAGCGAGTCCGCCATCTCCGGCACGCCGCGCGCGAAGCCCTCGCCGGGCTTCAGCATCACCCACGGCGCGCGCGACATGCTCTCCACGCCGCCGGCGACGAAGATCTCGCCCTCGCCGGCCCTGATCGCGTGCGCGGCGCTGCGGACGGCTTCGAGCCCCGAGCCGCACAGGCGGTTCACCGTCTGCCCGGGAACGGTGACGGGGAGGCCGGCCAGGAGCGCGGCCATGCGCCCGACGTTTCGGTTGTCCTCGCCGGCCTGG from Longimicrobium sp. carries:
- a CDS encoding acetyl-CoA C-acyltransferase, with product MTDALIIDAVRTPIGRYAGALSSVRPDDLAAAVVKAVVERTGVDPSLVDDVIFGCANQAGEDNRNVGRMAALLAGLPVTVPGQTVNRLCGSGLEAVRSAAHAIRAGEGEIFVAGGVESMSRAPWVMLKPGEGFARGVPEMADSLLGWRFVNPKMPKEWTVPLGETAEIVAEEYHVTREVQDAFAFASQQRSARAIAEGHFRGEIAPVEIPQRKGPPKVVDTDEHPRPDTTLEALAALKPSFRKEGGTVTAGNSSGLNDGAAALLVVSSAAAERLGKRPMARVVASAVAGVEPHKMGIGPVPATRLALQRAGLSVGDLGLVELNEAFAAQSVACVRELGIDPEIVNVSGGAVAVGHPLGSSGARILTTLVHEMRRREVRYGLASMCIGVGQGISMIVERVG
- a CDS encoding enoyl-CoA hydratase-related protein; protein product: MSESPEFIRYAEEDGVAWITLDRPDRLNAFAGSMRDDLRLLVERAAESADVRVVVITGAGRGFCTGADVEVMSDLVARGDAATFEGYVEAGMRTVRAIAACRKPVVAAVNGVAAGAGASLACACDVRLASEKASIGFTFNRIGVHPDWGASWFLPRLVGAGGAAELILSARMVDANEALRIGLFQRVFAADAFEGEVRAFALELAAKPPLALAAAKHSLSVSPDRDLEAMLETEREAQMRLFRSADVREGIAAFNEKRKAVFRGE